In the genome of Theropithecus gelada isolate Dixy chromosome 19, Tgel_1.0, whole genome shotgun sequence, the window gttcaggaggtcgaggcaggagaaccacttgaaactgggaggtggaggttgcagtgagccgagatcgcaccactgcactccagcctgggcgacagagtgagaccttgtctcaaaaataaatacataaataaataagtaatagaaatattttcccaGTTTCAGTTTCTAATACATCAGGCAACTAGAGATATAGCCCACTTCAACAAGAGCTTTTTGGAGTCCTCAATAATTTCTCAGAATGTAAAGGGGTCCTAAGACTGAAAGGTGTGAGGGCCACGGCCCTCAGAGGCCATCCAGGTGTAGTGAATGAGCGAGATACAGGGGATTGTTACATGAGAGCATCTTAAGTTGTATTCTTTCAGGAAGGGCACACTTTGCACGTGAAACATATAGGAATATGGTTCACCTCCACAAGACACTGAGTTCCtgcccattcttttttttctttctttctttctttcttttttttttttttttttttttgagacagggtctcactccatcacctaggctgaagtgcagcagtgctatcttggctcactgtaacctccacctccagggttcaagtgattctcctgcctcagcctcctgactagctgggattataggcacatgccaccatgcctggctaatttttgtagagatggtgtttcaccatgttggctaggctggtcttgaactcctgacctcaagtgatccacctgcctcagccacccaaagtgctgtaGGCGTGAATCACTGTCCCTGTCTCCTCCCATTCTTAAAAGCTGTATCACTCTCATTTTGGTTGCccgacttttttcttttttgacaccgAGTCTTCTTCTGGAACTCCCAGTCTttaacgatcctcccacctcagcctcctgagtagctgggaccatgtaACCGCATTGGGCTAGAAAGAGGGACATTTAAAAGCATGAGATACACCAGCACACAATCCATTAGCCATCTGCTGATGATGCCATCAGGTGTCACAGAGCCTCCTGGAAACTCCATTGTATACTCATGAGAGAAccacagtgaaaaaggcaaataaacatctttgtaggccgggcgtggtggctcacgcttgtaatctcagcactttgggagactgagatgggtggatcacttgaggtcaggagttcaagaccagcctggacaacatggcaaaatcccatctctactaaaaatacaaaaattagctgggcttggtggcgcgtgcctgtagtcccagctattcaggaggctgaggcaggggaatcgcttgaacccaggaggtggaggttgcagtgagccaagatcgtgccactgcactccagcctgggtgacagagactctgcctccaaaaaaaaaaaagaaaaaaaaaatgtcttagtAGTTTCCACCTTCAGGAGCCCTACAAAAGGAGTCCCCGGATCTTACTTTGAGAACCTTTATAGTAGTGTCCAAtgttttggcttccctgagccacactggaagaagaattgtcttgggccacatgtaaaacacactaacactaatgacagctgatgagaaaaacaaaaaaaagtcacaaaaaattatcataatgccttaagaaagtttacgaatttgtgttaggtgcattcaaagccatcctgggctgcatgtggcccacgGGTGGGACAGGCTTGCCTTATAGGCACTGATTTCTACGGCTGTTTTAGGAAGATCTCAAGGAGAGGAAACATTAAGTTTCATCCCCCGTGATTGCAACATGAAGGGGGAGAACAGAAACGAATTTTCTTCACCAACTTTCCTGGCAACTTCCAGGACACACCAGCCCCACATGACCCACCAAGCACTGGCGCTTGCAAGGCAGGGTCAGGACAAGCTCTTAGCACAGGCCCTTGGCAGAGAGAAAGGACGACAGACACGCTGgtttggaaaacaaaagaatcagCCGTTTTATTCCAAGACCTGTGTTCTGGGGCAGCAGGAATAAATAAGGAAGGGAGGGGAtgggggcagggcaggaaggTTCTACGTCCTGCAGCACATCCCACACTTTGATCGATGACAGCAGCCGCAGCAGAAAATGCAGATGGGGAAGTGGGTGTCTCGCCTCCTTCGCCTCTGGAGCATGGGCTGTGAGAAGGAAGGGAGTGTGAGCAGAGAACCGACCTGGGCACGCGGAGGGAGCAGGGGGCTGGGAAGGGCGTCACTGGTGTGCTCACCGTCCAGCTGGCCCTGGCTCCAGCTCTGTCCTGAGGTTGCAGCTCTGCAAGTTGTCCCGTCTGTGAAAGCAGAAGGGGGTGTTGAGGATGGCAGGGGGCCCGGCGGACCTCTGAGACTGGCTCCCAGCAACCTGCTCCTCTCCAAGTGGTTTAAACCCAGAGCTCAGTTGGACTCCTAGGAGGGACCTTGCTTTCTTGCTTCTGCTCACCTTCCCATGGGCGGCTcttcctaaaaaaaaaacctcccagaTCCGCCTCCTCCTCTTTCCACAGCTCCTACTCTTCTTTGGGACATCATCTTCCCTTGCCTGGATGACAGTACCAGCCTCCTAACACATCTCCCTGCATTCTTGCCCCTCAATCCATTTGCCACACAGGAGagtcactttttttgtttgttttttagacagagtctccctttgtcgctcagactgaagtgcagtggcacagtcatagctccctgcagcctcgacctcctatgCTCAAGCgatgctctcacctcagcctcc includes:
- the HAMP gene encoding hepcidin, with protein sequence MALSSQIWATCLLLLLLLTSLTSGSVFPQQTGQLAELQPQDRAGARASWTPMLQRRRRRDTHFPICIFCCGCCHRSKCGMCCRT